Proteins encoded within one genomic window of Actinoplanes octamycinicus:
- a CDS encoding 2-oxoacid:acceptor oxidoreductase subunit alpha — MAAPAKRVEQLDRVVIRFAGDSGDGMQLTGDRFTSETAQLGNDISTLPNFPAEIRAPAGTLPGVSSFQVHFADYDILTPGDSPNVLVAMNPAALKANVSELPPGADLIINTDEFTKRNLAKVGYAASPLEDGSLADYAVHPVALTSMTVGALAGQGISKKDAERAKNMFALGLLCWMYSRPYESTLRFLERKFAKRPELVEANKTAFQAGWNYGETTEAFAVRYEIKPARMRPGTYKNITGNQALALGLVAAAVRSKLPLFLGAYPITPASDILHELSKHKRFGVTTMQAEDEIAAIGAALGAAYGGALGVTTTSGPGVALKGETISLAIALELPLVIVDVQRAGPSTGMPTKTEQADLNMALFGRHGEAPLAVIAPKSPSDCFHAALEAARIALTYRTPVILLSDNYVANGSEPWLLPSVDELPDLSVSFATEPNSPDGRFLPYLRDPSTLARPWAVPGTPGLEHRIGGLEKADKTGDISYDPANHEFMVRTRAARIEAIEVPEVDVEDPSEDARVLVLGWGSTYGPIGAACRALRQRGLTIAQAHLRHLSPLPANLGEVLKNYDKVVIPEMNLGQLAHVIRARYLIDAVPFNQVSGLPFTAATLESMLEDVVKNG; from the coding sequence GACGCTGCCGAATTTCCCCGCCGAGATCCGCGCGCCCGCCGGCACCCTGCCGGGCGTGTCGAGTTTCCAGGTCCATTTCGCCGACTACGACATCCTGACCCCGGGCGACTCCCCCAACGTGCTCGTCGCGATGAACCCGGCCGCGCTCAAGGCGAACGTGTCGGAGCTGCCGCCCGGCGCCGACCTGATCATCAACACCGACGAGTTCACCAAGCGCAACCTGGCCAAGGTCGGCTATGCGGCCAGTCCGCTGGAGGACGGGTCGCTCGCCGACTACGCCGTGCACCCGGTCGCGCTGACCTCGATGACGGTCGGCGCGCTCGCCGGCCAGGGCATCTCGAAGAAGGACGCCGAGCGCGCCAAGAACATGTTCGCGCTCGGCCTGCTCTGCTGGATGTACTCGCGACCATACGAGTCCACCCTGCGGTTCCTGGAGCGCAAGTTCGCCAAGCGGCCGGAGCTGGTCGAGGCGAACAAGACCGCCTTCCAGGCCGGGTGGAACTACGGCGAGACCACCGAGGCCTTCGCGGTGCGCTACGAGATCAAGCCGGCCCGGATGCGGCCCGGCACCTACAAGAACATCACCGGCAACCAGGCGCTGGCGCTCGGCCTGGTCGCCGCGGCGGTGCGGTCCAAGCTGCCGCTCTTCCTCGGCGCCTACCCGATCACCCCGGCCTCGGACATCCTGCACGAGCTGTCCAAGCACAAGCGGTTCGGCGTCACCACCATGCAGGCCGAGGACGAGATCGCGGCGATCGGGGCGGCGCTCGGCGCGGCCTACGGCGGCGCGCTCGGCGTCACCACCACCTCCGGGCCCGGGGTGGCGCTCAAGGGCGAGACCATCTCGCTGGCGATCGCCCTGGAGCTGCCGCTGGTCATCGTCGACGTGCAGCGGGCCGGGCCGTCCACCGGCATGCCGACCAAGACCGAGCAGGCCGACCTGAACATGGCGCTGTTCGGTCGGCACGGCGAGGCGCCGCTGGCCGTGATCGCCCCGAAATCCCCGTCGGACTGCTTCCACGCCGCGTTGGAGGCGGCGCGGATCGCTCTGACCTACCGGACGCCGGTCATCCTGCTCTCCGACAACTACGTGGCGAACGGTTCCGAGCCGTGGCTGCTGCCCTCGGTCGACGAGCTGCCCGACCTGTCGGTCTCGTTCGCCACCGAGCCGAACTCGCCGGACGGGCGCTTCCTGCCCTACCTGCGTGACCCGTCGACGCTCGCCCGGCCGTGGGCGGTGCCGGGCACGCCCGGTCTGGAGCACCGCATCGGCGGCCTGGAGAAAGCCGACAAGACCGGCGACATCTCCTACGACCCGGCCAACCACGAGTTCATGGTCCGCACCCGGGCGGCCCGGATCGAGGCGATCGAGGTCCCGGAGGTCGACGTCGAGGACCCGTCGGAGGACGCCCGCGTCCTGGTGCTCGGCTGGGGTTCGACCTACGGCCCGATCGGGGCGGCGTGCCGGGCGTTGCGGCAGCGCGGCCTGACGATCGCGCAGGCGCACCTGCGTCACCTGTCACCGCTGCCCGCCAACCTCGGCGAGGTCTTGAAGAACTACGACAAGGTCGTCATCCCGGAGATGAACCTCGGGCAGCTCGCCCACGTCATCCGGGCCCGCTACCTGATCGACGCGGTGCCGTTCAACCAGGTCAGCGGCTTGCCGTTCACCGCGGCAACGCTGGAGAGCATGCTGGAGGACGTGGTCAAGAATGGCTAG
- a CDS encoding 2-oxoacid:ferredoxin oxidoreductase subunit beta, protein MASPALDPSTRALKLTAKDFKSDQEVRWCPGCGDYAILAAVQGFMPELNIPRENIVFVSGIGCSSRFPYYMNTYGMHSIHGRAPAIATGLSASRPDLSVWVVTGDGDALSIGGNHLIHALRRNVNLKILLFNNRIYGLTKGQYSPTSELGKITKSTPAGSADSPFNPLSLALGAEATFVARTIDSDRKHLQSVLRAAAAHEGSAFVEIYQNCNIFNDGAFDLIKDADTRDEHLIRLEQGQPITFGADGKYSVVHPEGSFGLQVQEGGQAIVHDATVDDPAYAFALSRLSGSDLLTTPIGVFRDVQRPSYDEIVRKQVLDAQARATGTPEEMLNDLLNTGDTWTIM, encoded by the coding sequence ATGGCTAGCCCCGCGCTGGACCCATCAACCCGAGCCCTGAAGCTCACCGCGAAGGACTTCAAGTCCGACCAGGAGGTGCGCTGGTGCCCCGGCTGCGGTGACTACGCCATCCTGGCCGCCGTCCAGGGCTTCATGCCGGAGCTGAACATCCCCCGGGAGAACATCGTCTTCGTCTCCGGGATCGGCTGCTCGTCCCGGTTCCCGTACTACATGAACACCTACGGGATGCACTCGATCCACGGCCGGGCCCCGGCGATCGCCACCGGCCTGTCCGCGTCCCGCCCGGACCTGAGCGTCTGGGTGGTGACCGGTGACGGCGACGCGCTCTCGATCGGCGGCAACCACCTGATCCACGCCCTGCGCCGCAACGTCAACCTGAAGATCCTGCTGTTCAACAACCGGATCTACGGCCTGACCAAGGGGCAGTACTCGCCGACCTCGGAGCTCGGCAAGATCACCAAGTCGACGCCGGCCGGGTCGGCGGACTCACCGTTCAACCCGCTCTCGCTCGCGCTGGGCGCCGAGGCGACCTTCGTGGCCCGCACCATCGACTCGGACCGCAAGCACCTGCAGTCGGTGCTCCGGGCCGCGGCGGCGCACGAGGGCTCCGCGTTCGTCGAGATCTACCAGAACTGCAACATCTTCAACGACGGCGCGTTCGACCTGATCAAGGACGCGGACACCCGCGACGAGCACCTGATCCGCCTGGAGCAGGGCCAGCCGATCACCTTCGGCGCCGACGGGAAGTACTCCGTCGTGCACCCGGAGGGCAGCTTCGGCCTCCAGGTGCAGGAGGGCGGCCAGGCGATCGTGCACGACGCCACGGTCGACGACCCGGCCTACGCGTTCGCGCTCAGCCGCCTCTCCGGCTCCGACCTGCTCACCACCCCGATCGGCGTCTTCCGCGACGTCCAGCGCCCGTCCTACGACGAGATCGTCCGCAAACAGGTGCTGGACGCCCAGGCCCGGGCCACCGGCACCCCGGAGGAGATGCTCAACGACCTCCTCAACACCGGCGACACCTGGACGATCATGTAA
- a CDS encoding potassium channel family protein, protein MIHLPLVRQGPLRALAVRLVMAFALVLSAVAVVYADRDGYRDVNEDGLTLLDCFYYAVVSLSTTGYGDITPATQSARLINVLFITPARVLFLIILVGTTLEVLTDQYRRGLRISRWRRKLKDHVIICGYGTKGRAAVDALLETGYDKSRIVIVENREAAVRQATANGFVVIEGNATRSSVLLDADVKNAKSVIIATDQDEASVLITLTVRQLTAGQVRIIAAVREQENAALLKQSGAHHVIVSSSTAGRLLGLTTTAPPLIDVVEDLLTPGQGMALAMRSAERAEVGRNPRELPTLVVALIRRGKVLPLGGEQAVTIETGDLLVYIRDDQSASTGVSF, encoded by the coding sequence ATGATTCACCTCCCGCTGGTCCGACAGGGACCGCTGAGAGCCCTCGCTGTCCGGCTGGTGATGGCCTTCGCCCTGGTGCTCAGCGCCGTGGCGGTCGTCTACGCGGACCGGGACGGTTACCGCGACGTCAACGAGGACGGGCTCACCCTGCTCGACTGCTTCTACTACGCGGTCGTCTCGCTCTCCACCACCGGGTACGGCGACATCACCCCGGCGACCCAGAGCGCCCGGCTGATCAACGTCCTGTTCATCACCCCCGCCCGGGTGCTCTTCCTGATCATCCTGGTCGGCACCACCCTGGAAGTGCTGACCGACCAGTACCGCAGGGGCCTGCGGATCTCCCGGTGGAGGCGCAAGTTGAAGGACCATGTGATCATCTGCGGTTACGGCACGAAGGGCCGGGCCGCGGTCGACGCGCTGCTGGAGACCGGCTACGACAAGTCCCGCATCGTGATCGTGGAGAACCGGGAGGCCGCCGTCCGGCAGGCCACCGCCAACGGGTTCGTGGTCATCGAGGGCAACGCCACCCGCTCGTCGGTGCTGCTCGACGCGGACGTGAAGAACGCCAAGTCGGTGATCATCGCGACCGACCAGGACGAGGCGTCGGTGCTGATCACGCTGACCGTGCGCCAGCTGACCGCCGGCCAGGTGCGGATCATCGCGGCGGTCCGCGAGCAGGAGAACGCGGCGCTGCTCAAGCAGTCCGGCGCGCACCACGTGATCGTCTCGTCGTCCACGGCGGGCCGGCTGCTCGGCCTGACCACCACCGCACCGCCGCTGATCGACGTGGTGGAGGACCTGCTCACCCCCGGCCAGGGGATGGCGCTGGCGATGCGCTCGGCGGAACGCGCCGAGGTCGGCCGCAACCCGCGCGAGCTGCCCACGCTGGTGGTGGCGCTGATCCGGCGCGGCAAGGTGCTGCCCCTCGGCGGCGAGCAGGCGGTCACCATCGAGACCGGCGACCTGCTGGTCTACATCCGCGACGACCAGTCGGCATCGACCGGGGTGTCCTTCTGA
- a CDS encoding ATP-binding protein, producing the protein MFTDIEGSTRLARMLGDSYRAVLNAHRALLRAALSDFGGVELLTEGDSFFVAFDNADAAVAACVEAQRRLAGYAWPRADAVPKVRMGLHTGRATPVGTEYASAEVHRAARVSAAAHGGQVLCSAATALAVTATYATAGHGRVANAAAATLAAVDLQALGSFRLRGFDDDEQLYQVIAPGLERDFPRPRTAEAPRHNLPAEPSTFVGRQSEVAELAELLSGHRLVSVVGPGGAGKTRLSLAVGEQVLAAYPGGVWTIDAASAAGGLPTALAAALGLRPEPGRPMIETLVEQCAERRMLVILQTCDAAPGLTAALAHRLLARCRRLDVLATGRAPLGLAGETVWRIPPMLPADAFALLADRAAAARGGRRGDDDEQLAELAARLEGLPLAIELAAARLRLMPADLLARRLDDPIGALDSDACGEGRHASLRNNLEWSYQRLGSRAAELLRRLAVFAGPVDLATVDWCGEGALSALSELADKSLIEVVPGPRYRMSGHVRSYALRQLTAAGDEAAVRDRHLAWSLDALETVAVDTDGQERTVSLTDLGPYVDEWQAALRWASSGGDVRAGLRLAGALNPWWHEHGGIGEGRSLLSRLCERVGADTEPAELARAYLIHADLTDDRAERDDLLRRAERAARQAGDPALLVRALGGRRVRLDDRGAEDTERSCRSVIAQAERAGVASESLPAVLALAELCWRRGALNEASELLGAARQMEAARPADRGRRAVDWMLGMVALCRGDLVAAHDHLVVALRSRLRHGFRGAAADAVAAIAVRCALGGDPATAAVLFGGAEAARGARRTESFGAFWSAQQAELRAALGDAAFDAGYADGATLGFDRIVAMALAVEHPDLEGGAARFAQIVR; encoded by the coding sequence ATGTTCACTGACATAGAGGGCTCGACACGTCTGGCCCGGATGCTCGGTGACAGCTATCGCGCTGTGCTGAACGCACATCGCGCTCTGTTACGTGCTGCGCTGAGTGACTTCGGCGGTGTCGAACTTCTCACCGAGGGTGATTCCTTCTTCGTGGCGTTCGACAACGCCGACGCGGCCGTGGCGGCCTGTGTGGAGGCTCAGCGCCGGCTGGCCGGTTACGCCTGGCCGCGCGCCGACGCGGTGCCGAAGGTCCGGATGGGACTGCACACCGGACGGGCCACCCCGGTCGGCACCGAGTACGCCAGCGCCGAGGTGCACCGGGCCGCCCGGGTGTCCGCCGCCGCGCACGGGGGCCAGGTGCTCTGCTCGGCCGCGACCGCGCTCGCGGTGACCGCCACCTACGCCACCGCCGGGCACGGCCGGGTGGCCAACGCCGCGGCGGCCACCCTGGCCGCCGTCGACCTGCAGGCGCTCGGCTCGTTCCGGCTGCGCGGCTTCGACGACGACGAGCAGCTCTACCAGGTGATCGCGCCCGGCCTGGAGCGGGACTTCCCGCGGCCGCGCACCGCCGAGGCGCCCCGGCACAACCTGCCGGCCGAGCCGAGCACGTTCGTCGGGCGGCAGTCCGAGGTGGCCGAGCTCGCCGAGCTGCTCAGCGGCCACCGGCTGGTCAGCGTGGTCGGACCGGGCGGCGCCGGGAAGACCCGGCTCAGCCTGGCGGTCGGCGAGCAGGTGCTGGCCGCGTACCCCGGCGGGGTGTGGACGATCGACGCGGCCAGCGCGGCCGGTGGCCTGCCCACCGCCCTCGCCGCGGCCCTGGGCCTGCGGCCGGAGCCGGGCCGGCCGATGATCGAGACCCTGGTCGAGCAGTGCGCCGAGCGGCGGATGCTGGTCATCCTGCAGACCTGCGACGCGGCGCCCGGGCTGACCGCGGCGCTGGCGCACCGGCTGCTGGCCCGCTGCCGCCGGCTGGACGTGCTGGCCACCGGGCGGGCCCCGCTCGGGCTGGCCGGGGAGACCGTGTGGCGGATCCCGCCGATGCTGCCGGCCGACGCGTTCGCGCTGCTCGCCGACCGGGCCGCGGCGGCCCGCGGCGGCCGGCGCGGCGACGACGACGAGCAGCTGGCCGAGCTGGCCGCCCGGCTGGAGGGGTTGCCGCTCGCCATCGAGCTGGCCGCCGCCCGGCTCCGGCTGATGCCGGCCGACCTGCTGGCCCGGCGGCTGGACGACCCGATCGGCGCGCTGGACAGCGACGCCTGCGGCGAGGGCCGGCACGCCAGCCTGCGCAACAACCTGGAGTGGTCCTACCAGCGCCTGGGCAGCCGGGCCGCCGAGCTGCTGCGCCGGCTCGCGGTCTTCGCCGGGCCGGTGGACCTGGCCACCGTCGACTGGTGCGGGGAGGGCGCCCTCAGCGCGCTCTCCGAGCTGGCCGACAAGTCGCTGATCGAGGTGGTGCCCGGTCCTCGGTACCGGATGTCCGGGCACGTCCGGTCGTACGCGCTGCGCCAGCTCACCGCCGCCGGTGACGAGGCCGCCGTCCGGGACCGGCACCTGGCCTGGTCGCTGGACGCGCTGGAGACCGTCGCGGTGGACACCGACGGGCAGGAGCGGACCGTCTCGCTGACCGACCTCGGCCCGTACGTCGACGAGTGGCAGGCGGCGCTGCGCTGGGCGTCCTCGGGCGGCGACGTCCGGGCCGGGTTGCGCCTGGCCGGGGCGCTGAACCCGTGGTGGCACGAGCACGGCGGGATCGGTGAGGGCCGCAGCCTGCTCAGCCGGCTCTGCGAGCGGGTCGGCGCGGACACCGAGCCGGCCGAGCTGGCCCGGGCCTACCTGATCCACGCCGACCTCACCGACGATCGGGCGGAGCGCGACGACCTGCTCCGCCGGGCCGAGCGGGCGGCCCGGCAGGCCGGCGACCCGGCCCTGCTGGTGCGGGCGCTGGGCGGCCGGCGGGTCCGGCTGGACGACCGCGGCGCCGAGGACACCGAGCGGTCCTGCCGGTCGGTGATCGCCCAGGCGGAGCGGGCCGGGGTGGCCAGCGAGTCGCTGCCGGCCGTGCTGGCGCTGGCCGAGCTGTGCTGGCGCCGGGGCGCCCTGAACGAGGCGTCCGAGCTGCTCGGCGCGGCCCGGCAGATGGAGGCGGCGCGCCCGGCGGACCGGGGCCGGCGGGCGGTGGACTGGATGCTCGGCATGGTCGCGCTGTGCCGCGGCGACCTGGTGGCCGCGCACGATCACCTGGTGGTGGCGCTGCGGTCCCGGCTGCGGCACGGGTTCCGGGGCGCGGCCGCGGACGCGGTGGCGGCCATCGCGGTCCGCTGCGCGCTGGGCGGCGACCCGGCTACGGCCGCGGTGCTGTTCGGCGGGGCCGAGGCGGCCCGGGGCGCGCGGCGCACCGAGTCGTTCGGCGCGTTCTGGTCGGCGCAGCAGGCCGAGCTGCGCGCCGCGCTCGGCGACGCGGCCTTCGACGCCGGCTACGCCGACGGCGCCACCCTCGGCTTCGACCGGATCGTCGCGATGGCGCTGGCCGTCGAGCACCCGGACCTGGAGGGCGGCGCCGCGCGGTTCGCGCAGATCGTCCGCTGA
- a CDS encoding FmdB family zinc ribbon protein has protein sequence MPRYDYRCRACGATFEVSRPMREAGAPASCPQGHDDTVKLLSTVAVTGRGGAAPAGPAGGGGGGCCGGGCGC, from the coding sequence ATGCCACGTTATGACTACCGCTGCCGCGCCTGCGGCGCCACCTTCGAGGTCAGCCGCCCGATGCGGGAGGCCGGCGCGCCGGCGTCCTGTCCGCAGGGGCACGACGACACGGTGAAGCTGCTGTCCACTGTCGCCGTCACCGGCCGCGGCGGTGCCGCGCCGGCCGGCCCGGCCGGTGGTGGCGGGGGCGGCTGCTGCGGCGGGGGTTGCGGCTGCTGA
- a CDS encoding murein transglycosylase has product MAEAPKIPAERPGLRAAVPEPATATATPAKPATATPAKPEAVAKPDATAKPEATAKPDATAKPDATAESEAVTTTAAPAKPSLLRRSAGALGRGGRGVATWSRGPSGRVILPSALVIALIGGAGAAGAYLVPRALDAPPAASATPTFGEAVQPSAADPNALPTEGLPTGPGVGGTVPPATFPATTVPGAVPTTAAGGLPPVTAATGAAGGRPADTLAAWAQTIGTKVSIPVIAVQAYGYAELVTAQTTPSCHLTWTTLAAIGKVASAHGSANGAVLGPDGVARPAIFGLPLDGQGGRPLVADTDQGTLDQDRSFDREVGPMKLTPGTWRANTVDADRSGAAEINDIDDAALATATALCRDPKGTLRDLSRADSWWDAVLSLNNGALRTSAQKVFEAANDYGRRSRT; this is encoded by the coding sequence GTGGCGGAGGCACCGAAAATCCCAGCAGAGCGGCCCGGGTTGCGGGCGGCCGTGCCCGAGCCGGCGACCGCGACCGCCACCCCGGCGAAACCGGCGACCGCGACCCCGGCCAAGCCGGAAGCCGTCGCGAAACCGGACGCCACGGCGAAACCGGAAGCCACGGCGAAGCCCGATGCCACGGCGAAGCCCGATGCCACGGCTGAATCCGAAGCCGTGACCACGACGGCGGCCCCGGCCAAGCCCAGCCTGCTGCGCCGCTCGGCGGGCGCGCTCGGGCGCGGCGGCCGCGGCGTCGCCACCTGGTCGAGAGGGCCCAGCGGCCGGGTCATCCTGCCCAGCGCCCTGGTGATCGCGCTGATCGGCGGCGCCGGCGCGGCCGGCGCCTACCTGGTCCCCCGGGCGCTGGACGCGCCGCCCGCGGCGAGCGCCACCCCGACCTTCGGCGAGGCCGTGCAGCCCTCGGCCGCCGACCCGAACGCGCTGCCCACCGAGGGCCTCCCGACCGGCCCGGGGGTCGGCGGGACGGTTCCGCCCGCCACCTTCCCGGCCACCACCGTCCCCGGCGCGGTGCCCACCACCGCCGCGGGCGGGCTGCCGCCGGTCACCGCCGCCACCGGCGCGGCCGGTGGCCGCCCGGCCGACACGCTGGCCGCCTGGGCGCAGACGATCGGCACCAAGGTCAGCATCCCGGTGATCGCGGTCCAGGCCTACGGCTACGCCGAGCTGGTCACCGCGCAGACCACCCCGAGCTGCCACCTGACCTGGACCACGCTCGCCGCGATCGGCAAGGTGGCCTCCGCGCACGGCAGCGCGAACGGCGCGGTGCTCGGCCCGGACGGGGTGGCCCGGCCGGCCATCTTCGGCCTGCCGCTGGACGGGCAGGGCGGCCGGCCGCTGGTCGCCGACACCGACCAGGGCACTCTGGACCAGGACCGCAGCTTCGACCGCGAGGTCGGCCCGATGAAACTCACCCCGGGCACCTGGCGGGCGAACACGGTGGACGCCGACCGCAGCGGCGCCGCCGAGATCAACGACATCGACGACGCCGCGCTGGCCACCGCCACCGCGCTCTGCCGCGATCCGAAAGGCACGCTTCGCGACCTGTCCCGGGCCGACTCGTGGTGGGACGCGGTGCTGTCGCTGAACAACGGGGCGCTCCGCACCTCCGCGCAGAAGGTGTTCGAGGCCGCCAACGACTACGGCCGGCGCAGCCGCACCTGA
- a CDS encoding GNAT family N-acetyltransferase, translating to MRVREWDPRSASPAEVHSLVETVNAVLAADLPDDPPWRDVQVREYLAETMPGERRICWVAEDDRLPEGESAIYALVSILLLGDIGVLEILVRPHLRRRGLGRELLAVAARRAYLEGFSSIGVEAIGGTPAIGFYEALGFEREYVETRSVLSLDTVDWAALGAMASGISSGYRVEYHPGGPPAALLEAYARAKAEAQTDDDDLDLTPRSSDPERLRESLETLHRRGLKPYIVLAIHEATGAVAGLTELVVPAQHPERADQYDTIVVREHRGYGIDRAIKARMLFELRAAEPGLGQVQTWNAQHNESMLKVNAELGYQSDRDWFEYIADVAQLVQRLEPH from the coding sequence GTGAGGGTGCGTGAATGGGATCCCCGCTCCGCGTCCCCGGCTGAGGTCCACTCGCTGGTGGAGACGGTCAACGCGGTGCTGGCGGCCGACCTCCCCGACGATCCACCCTGGCGGGACGTGCAGGTCCGGGAGTACCTCGCCGAGACGATGCCGGGCGAGCGCCGGATCTGCTGGGTGGCCGAGGACGACCGCCTCCCCGAGGGGGAGAGCGCGATCTACGCCTTGGTCAGCATCCTGCTGCTGGGCGACATCGGCGTGCTCGAGATCCTGGTCCGGCCGCACCTGCGCCGCCGGGGACTGGGCCGCGAGCTGCTCGCGGTGGCCGCGCGCCGGGCGTACCTCGAAGGGTTCTCCTCGATCGGCGTGGAGGCGATCGGCGGCACCCCGGCCATCGGCTTCTACGAGGCGCTCGGCTTCGAGCGGGAGTATGTGGAGACCCGCAGTGTCCTCAGTCTGGACACCGTCGACTGGGCCGCGCTCGGCGCCATGGCCAGCGGCATCAGCAGCGGTTACCGGGTGGAGTACCACCCCGGCGGCCCGCCCGCCGCGCTGCTCGAGGCCTACGCCCGGGCCAAGGCGGAGGCGCAGACCGACGACGACGATCTCGACCTGACGCCGCGCTCGTCCGATCCGGAGCGGCTCCGCGAGTCACTGGAGACACTGCACCGGCGCGGGCTGAAACCGTACATCGTGCTGGCCATCCACGAGGCGACCGGCGCGGTGGCCGGGCTGACCGAGCTGGTGGTCCCGGCCCAGCACCCGGAGCGCGCCGATCAGTACGACACGATCGTGGTCCGCGAGCACCGCGGCTACGGCATCGACCGGGCGATCAAGGCGCGGATGCTGTTCGAGCTGCGCGCCGCCGAGCCCGGCCTGGGCCAGGTGCAGACCTGGAACGCGCAGCACAACGAGTCGATGCTGAAGGTGAACGCCGAGCTGGGCTACCAGTCCGACCGCGACTGGTTCGAATACATCGCCGACGTCGCCCAGCTCGTCCAGAGGCTGGAGCCCCACTGA
- the hemB gene encoding porphobilinogen synthase, giving the protein MSFPDIRPRRLRRTPAIRRLVEETRVAPAELVLPLFLKEGASEPRPISSLPGVVQHSRESLRKAAHEAVSAGIGGLMLFGVPENTSKDETGSAGLDPDGILNVGIRDLISEVGDATVIMSDLCLDEFTSHGHCGVLAADGSVDNDATLDIYAEMAVAQAAAGAHVVGPSGMMDGQIGVVRKALDRAGYQDVAVLAYAAKYAGAFYGPFREAVESTLRGDRRQYQQDPPNVREALREVDLDVAEGADMVMVKPALPYLDVIAAVRDRVTIPVAAYQVSGEYAMVEAAAANGWIDRERTILETLTSIKRAGAQITLTYWALEAAQLLRDRY; this is encoded by the coding sequence ATGTCCTTCCCTGACATCCGTCCGCGCCGGCTCCGGCGCACCCCGGCGATCCGCCGCCTGGTCGAGGAGACCCGCGTCGCCCCGGCCGAGCTGGTCCTGCCGCTCTTCCTCAAGGAGGGCGCGAGCGAACCGCGCCCGATCAGCTCGCTGCCCGGCGTCGTCCAGCACAGCCGCGAGTCGCTCCGCAAGGCCGCGCACGAGGCGGTCAGCGCCGGGATCGGCGGCCTGATGCTGTTCGGCGTGCCGGAGAACACCAGCAAGGACGAGACCGGCTCGGCCGGGCTCGACCCGGACGGCATCCTCAACGTCGGCATCCGCGACCTGATCAGCGAGGTCGGCGACGCCACGGTGATCATGAGCGACCTGTGCCTGGACGAGTTCACCTCGCACGGGCACTGCGGGGTGCTGGCCGCCGACGGGTCCGTGGACAACGACGCGACCCTGGACATCTACGCCGAGATGGCGGTCGCCCAGGCCGCCGCCGGCGCGCACGTGGTCGGCCCGTCCGGGATGATGGACGGCCAGATCGGCGTGGTGCGCAAGGCGCTGGACCGGGCCGGGTACCAGGACGTCGCGGTGCTCGCCTACGCCGCGAAGTACGCCGGAGCGTTCTACGGCCCGTTCCGCGAGGCGGTCGAGTCGACGCTGCGGGGCGACCGGCGGCAGTACCAGCAGGACCCGCCGAACGTGCGGGAGGCGCTGCGCGAGGTCGACCTGGACGTGGCCGAGGGCGCGGACATGGTGATGGTCAAGCCGGCCCTGCCCTACCTCGACGTGATCGCCGCGGTCCGCGACCGGGTCACCATCCCGGTCGCCGCCTATCAGGTCTCCGGCGAGTACGCGATGGTCGAGGCCGCCGCCGCGAACGGCTGGATCGACCGCGAGCGCACCATCCTGGAGACCCTGACGTCGATCAAACGAGCCGGCGCCCAGATCACCCTCACCTACTGGGCCCTGGAAGCCGCCCAGCTGCTCCGCGACCGGTACTGA